A genomic region of Ochotona princeps isolate mOchPri1 chromosome 17, mOchPri1.hap1, whole genome shotgun sequence contains the following coding sequences:
- the ATXN7L3 gene encoding ataxin-7-like protein 3 isoform X2, which yields MKMEEMSLSGLDNSKLEAIAQEIYADLVEDSCLGFCFEVHRAVKCGYFFLDDTDPESMKDFEIVDQPGLDIFGQVFNQWKSKECVCPNCSRSIAASRFAPHLEKCLGMGRNSSRIANRRIANSNNMNKSESDQEDNDDINDNDWSYGSEKKAKKRKSDKNPNSPRRSKSLKHKNGFSVCTSASNTLPLLFSSSGELSNSDPFKYNNSTGISYETLGPEELRSLLTTQCGVISEHTKKMCTRSLRCPQHTDEQRRTVRIYFLGPSAVLSEVESSLDNDSFDMTDSQALISRLQWDGSSDLSPSDSGSSKTSENQGWGLGTNSSESRKTKKKKSHLSLVGTASGLGSNKKKKPKPPAPPTPSIYDDIN from the exons ATGAAAATGGAGGAAATGTCTTTGTCTGGCCTGGATAACAGCAAACTAGAG GCCATCGCTCAGGAGATCTACGCGGACCTGGTAGAGGATTCTTGCTTGGGATTCTGCTTTGAGGTGCACCGGGCTGTTAAGTGTGGCTACTTCTTCTTGGACGACACGGACCCTGAGAGCATGAAGGATTTTG AGATCGTGGACCAGCCGGGCTTGGACATCTTTGGACAGGTTTTCAACCAGTGGAAAAGTAAGGAGTGTGTATGCCCCAACTGCAGCCGCAGCATAGCTGCCTCCCGCTTTGCCCCCCACCTGGAGAAGTGCCTGGGAATGGGTCGGAACAGCAGCCGGATCGCCAACCGCCG GATTGCCAACAGCAACAACATGAACAAGTCTGAAAGTGACCAGGAGGATAATGATGACATCAATGACAATGACTGGTCCTATGGCTCGGAGAAGAAAG CCAAGAAGAGGAAATCAGACAAG AACCCCAATTCCCCTCGAAGATCCAagtctttaaaacacaaaaatg GGTTCTCTGTCTGTACCTCTGCATCAAACACCCTtccccttcttttttcttcttcagggGAACTTAGCAATTCGGATCCTTTTAAG TATAACAACTCCACTGGGATCAGCTATGAGACCCTGGGGCCCGAGGAGCTGCGGAGCCTGCTCACCACG CAATGTGGGGTGATCTCGGAACACACCAAGAAGATGTGCACAAG GTCCCTACGCTGCCCCCAGCATACGGATGAGCAGAGGCGAACTGTGCGAATTTACTTCCTCGGGCCCTCAGC tgtcctgtcagaggttGAGAGCTCCCTGGATAATGACAGCTTTGACATGACTGACAGCCAGGCCCTGATCAGCCGGCTCCAGTGGGACGGCTCCTCTGATCTCTCACCCTCTGATTCAGGCTCCTCCAAGACGAGTGAAAATCAGGGATGGGGTCTAG GTACCAACAGCTCGGAGTCTCGGaaaaccaagaaaaagaaatcccatCTGAGCCTGGTAGGgactgcctctggcctgggctcCAACAAAAAGAAGAAGCCAAAGCCCCCAGCGCCCCCGACGCCTAGCATCTATGATGACATCAACTGA
- the ATXN7L3 gene encoding ataxin-7-like protein 3 isoform X3 encodes MKMEEMSLSGLDNSKLEAIAQEIYADLVEDSCLGFCFEVHRAVKCGYFFLDDTDPESMKDFEIVDQPGLDIFGQVFNQWKSKECVCPNCSRSIAASRFAPHLEKCLGMGRNSSRIANRRIANSNNMNKSESDQEDNDDINDNDWSYGSEKKAKKRKSDKLWYLPFQNPNSPRRSKSLKHKNGELSNSDPFKYNNSTGISYETLGPEELRSLLTTQCGVISEHTKKMCTRSLRCPQHTDEQRRTVRIYFLGPSAVLSEVESSLDNDSFDMTDSQALISRLQWDGSSDLSPSDSGSSKTSENQGWGLGTNSSESRKTKKKKSHLSLVGTASGLGSNKKKKPKPPAPPTPSIYDDIN; translated from the exons ATGAAAATGGAGGAAATGTCTTTGTCTGGCCTGGATAACAGCAAACTAGAG GCCATCGCTCAGGAGATCTACGCGGACCTGGTAGAGGATTCTTGCTTGGGATTCTGCTTTGAGGTGCACCGGGCTGTTAAGTGTGGCTACTTCTTCTTGGACGACACGGACCCTGAGAGCATGAAGGATTTTG AGATCGTGGACCAGCCGGGCTTGGACATCTTTGGACAGGTTTTCAACCAGTGGAAAAGTAAGGAGTGTGTATGCCCCAACTGCAGCCGCAGCATAGCTGCCTCCCGCTTTGCCCCCCACCTGGAGAAGTGCCTGGGAATGGGTCGGAACAGCAGCCGGATCGCCAACCGCCG GATTGCCAACAGCAACAACATGAACAAGTCTGAAAGTGACCAGGAGGATAATGATGACATCAATGACAATGACTGGTCCTATGGCTCGGAGAAGAAAG CCAAGAAGAGGAAATCAGACAAG CTATGGTATCTCCCATTCCAGAACCCCAATTCCCCTCGAAGATCCAagtctttaaaacacaaaaatg ggGAACTTAGCAATTCGGATCCTTTTAAG TATAACAACTCCACTGGGATCAGCTATGAGACCCTGGGGCCCGAGGAGCTGCGGAGCCTGCTCACCACG CAATGTGGGGTGATCTCGGAACACACCAAGAAGATGTGCACAAG GTCCCTACGCTGCCCCCAGCATACGGATGAGCAGAGGCGAACTGTGCGAATTTACTTCCTCGGGCCCTCAGC tgtcctgtcagaggttGAGAGCTCCCTGGATAATGACAGCTTTGACATGACTGACAGCCAGGCCCTGATCAGCCGGCTCCAGTGGGACGGCTCCTCTGATCTCTCACCCTCTGATTCAGGCTCCTCCAAGACGAGTGAAAATCAGGGATGGGGTCTAG GTACCAACAGCTCGGAGTCTCGGaaaaccaagaaaaagaaatcccatCTGAGCCTGGTAGGgactgcctctggcctgggctcCAACAAAAAGAAGAAGCCAAAGCCCCCAGCGCCCCCGACGCCTAGCATCTATGATGACATCAACTGA
- the ATXN7L3 gene encoding ataxin-7-like protein 3 isoform X4 → MKMEEMSLSGLDNSKLEAIAQEIYADLVEDSCLGFCFEVHRAVKCGYFFLDDTDPESMKDFEIVDQPGLDIFGQVFNQWKSKECVCPNCSRSIAASRFAPHLEKCLGMGRNSSRIANRRIANSNNMNKSESDQEDNDDINDNDWSYGSEKKAKKRKSDKNPNSPRRSKSLKHKNGELSNSDPFKYNNSTGISYETLGPEELRSLLTTQCGVISEHTKKMCTRSLRCPQHTDEQRRTVRIYFLGPSAVLSEVESSLDNDSFDMTDSQALISRLQWDGSSDLSPSDSGSSKTSENQGWGLGTNSSESRKTKKKKSHLSLVGTASGLGSNKKKKPKPPAPPTPSIYDDIN, encoded by the exons ATGAAAATGGAGGAAATGTCTTTGTCTGGCCTGGATAACAGCAAACTAGAG GCCATCGCTCAGGAGATCTACGCGGACCTGGTAGAGGATTCTTGCTTGGGATTCTGCTTTGAGGTGCACCGGGCTGTTAAGTGTGGCTACTTCTTCTTGGACGACACGGACCCTGAGAGCATGAAGGATTTTG AGATCGTGGACCAGCCGGGCTTGGACATCTTTGGACAGGTTTTCAACCAGTGGAAAAGTAAGGAGTGTGTATGCCCCAACTGCAGCCGCAGCATAGCTGCCTCCCGCTTTGCCCCCCACCTGGAGAAGTGCCTGGGAATGGGTCGGAACAGCAGCCGGATCGCCAACCGCCG GATTGCCAACAGCAACAACATGAACAAGTCTGAAAGTGACCAGGAGGATAATGATGACATCAATGACAATGACTGGTCCTATGGCTCGGAGAAGAAAG CCAAGAAGAGGAAATCAGACAAG AACCCCAATTCCCCTCGAAGATCCAagtctttaaaacacaaaaatg ggGAACTTAGCAATTCGGATCCTTTTAAG TATAACAACTCCACTGGGATCAGCTATGAGACCCTGGGGCCCGAGGAGCTGCGGAGCCTGCTCACCACG CAATGTGGGGTGATCTCGGAACACACCAAGAAGATGTGCACAAG GTCCCTACGCTGCCCCCAGCATACGGATGAGCAGAGGCGAACTGTGCGAATTTACTTCCTCGGGCCCTCAGC tgtcctgtcagaggttGAGAGCTCCCTGGATAATGACAGCTTTGACATGACTGACAGCCAGGCCCTGATCAGCCGGCTCCAGTGGGACGGCTCCTCTGATCTCTCACCCTCTGATTCAGGCTCCTCCAAGACGAGTGAAAATCAGGGATGGGGTCTAG GTACCAACAGCTCGGAGTCTCGGaaaaccaagaaaaagaaatcccatCTGAGCCTGGTAGGgactgcctctggcctgggctcCAACAAAAAGAAGAAGCCAAAGCCCCCAGCGCCCCCGACGCCTAGCATCTATGATGACATCAACTGA
- the ATXN7L3 gene encoding ataxin-7-like protein 3 isoform X1, which produces MKMEEMSLSGLDNSKLEAIAQEIYADLVEDSCLGFCFEVHRAVKCGYFFLDDTDPESMKDFEIVDQPGLDIFGQVFNQWKSKECVCPNCSRSIAASRFAPHLEKCLGMGRNSSRIANRRIANSNNMNKSESDQEDNDDINDNDWSYGSEKKAKKRKSDKLWYLPFQNPNSPRRSKSLKHKNGFSVCTSASNTLPLLFSSSGELSNSDPFKYNNSTGISYETLGPEELRSLLTTQCGVISEHTKKMCTRSLRCPQHTDEQRRTVRIYFLGPSAVLSEVESSLDNDSFDMTDSQALISRLQWDGSSDLSPSDSGSSKTSENQGWGLGTNSSESRKTKKKKSHLSLVGTASGLGSNKKKKPKPPAPPTPSIYDDIN; this is translated from the exons ATGAAAATGGAGGAAATGTCTTTGTCTGGCCTGGATAACAGCAAACTAGAG GCCATCGCTCAGGAGATCTACGCGGACCTGGTAGAGGATTCTTGCTTGGGATTCTGCTTTGAGGTGCACCGGGCTGTTAAGTGTGGCTACTTCTTCTTGGACGACACGGACCCTGAGAGCATGAAGGATTTTG AGATCGTGGACCAGCCGGGCTTGGACATCTTTGGACAGGTTTTCAACCAGTGGAAAAGTAAGGAGTGTGTATGCCCCAACTGCAGCCGCAGCATAGCTGCCTCCCGCTTTGCCCCCCACCTGGAGAAGTGCCTGGGAATGGGTCGGAACAGCAGCCGGATCGCCAACCGCCG GATTGCCAACAGCAACAACATGAACAAGTCTGAAAGTGACCAGGAGGATAATGATGACATCAATGACAATGACTGGTCCTATGGCTCGGAGAAGAAAG CCAAGAAGAGGAAATCAGACAAG CTATGGTATCTCCCATTCCAGAACCCCAATTCCCCTCGAAGATCCAagtctttaaaacacaaaaatg GGTTCTCTGTCTGTACCTCTGCATCAAACACCCTtccccttcttttttcttcttcagggGAACTTAGCAATTCGGATCCTTTTAAG TATAACAACTCCACTGGGATCAGCTATGAGACCCTGGGGCCCGAGGAGCTGCGGAGCCTGCTCACCACG CAATGTGGGGTGATCTCGGAACACACCAAGAAGATGTGCACAAG GTCCCTACGCTGCCCCCAGCATACGGATGAGCAGAGGCGAACTGTGCGAATTTACTTCCTCGGGCCCTCAGC tgtcctgtcagaggttGAGAGCTCCCTGGATAATGACAGCTTTGACATGACTGACAGCCAGGCCCTGATCAGCCGGCTCCAGTGGGACGGCTCCTCTGATCTCTCACCCTCTGATTCAGGCTCCTCCAAGACGAGTGAAAATCAGGGATGGGGTCTAG GTACCAACAGCTCGGAGTCTCGGaaaaccaagaaaaagaaatcccatCTGAGCCTGGTAGGgactgcctctggcctgggctcCAACAAAAAGAAGAAGCCAAAGCCCCCAGCGCCCCCGACGCCTAGCATCTATGATGACATCAACTGA